The proteins below are encoded in one region of Sulfolobus islandicus Y.N.15.51:
- a CDS encoding fumarylacetoacetate hydrolase family protein: MMKLFRVVKRGYYISYAILDNSTIIRLDEDPIKALMRYSENKEVLGDRVTGIDYQSLLKSFQINDIRITKPIDPPEVWGSGISYEMARERYSEENVAKILGKTIYEKVYDAVRPEIFFKATPNRCVGHGEAIAVRSDSEWTLPEPELAVVLDSNGKILGYTIMDDVSARDLEAENPLYLPQSKIYAGCCAFGPVIVTSDEIKNPYSLDITLKIVREGRVFFEGSVNTNKMRRKIEEQIQYLIRDNPIPDGTILTTGTAIVPGRDKGLKDEDIVEITISNIGTLITPVKKRRKIT; the protein is encoded by the coding sequence ATGATGAAATTATTTAGAGTTGTAAAAAGAGGATATTATATAAGTTATGCAATATTAGATAATAGTACAATAATAAGGTTAGATGAAGATCCAATTAAAGCTCTGATGAGGTATTCGGAAAATAAGGAAGTCTTAGGAGATAGAGTTACTGGAATAGATTATCAGTCTCTGCTAAAGAGCTTTCAGATTAACGATATTAGAATAACAAAACCAATTGACCCTCCAGAAGTTTGGGGATCTGGAATATCGTACGAAATGGCCAGGGAGAGATATTCTGAAGAGAATGTAGCAAAAATATTAGGTAAGACGATCTATGAAAAAGTGTATGATGCTGTTAGACCAGAGATATTCTTCAAGGCTACTCCAAATAGATGCGTGGGACATGGTGAGGCAATAGCGGTGAGAAGCGATTCCGAGTGGACACTTCCAGAGCCAGAATTGGCCGTAGTATTAGACTCCAATGGTAAAATCTTAGGCTATACCATAATGGACGACGTTTCTGCCAGAGATTTAGAGGCTGAAAATCCTCTCTACTTACCACAGTCTAAGATATACGCTGGTTGTTGTGCCTTTGGGCCAGTTATTGTTACCTCCGATGAGATTAAGAACCCATATAGTCTTGATATCACTTTGAAAATTGTGAGGGAAGGTAGAGTGTTTTTTGAGGGATCAGTGAATACAAACAAGATGAGGAGGAAAATTGAGGAGCAAATACAATACTTAATTAGGGATAACCCAATACCGGACGGGACGATTCTAACTACAGGTACTGCAATCGTTCCAGGAAGAGATAAGGGGCTTAAAGATGAGGACATCGTGGAAATAACTATAAGTAATATTGGGACACTCATAACTCCAGTTAAAAAAAGAAGAAAAATAACTTAG
- the aldhT gene encoding 2,5-dioxopentanoate dehydrogenase, which translates to MKSYQGLADKWIKGSGEEYLDINPADKDHVLAKIRLYTKDDVKEAINKAVAKFDEWSRTPAPKRGSILLKAGELMEQEAQEFALLMTLEEGKTLKDSMFEVTRSYNLLKFYGALAFKISGKTLPSADPNTRIFTVKEPLGVVALITPWNFPLSIPVWKLAPALAAGNTAIIKPATKTPLMVAKLVEVLSKAGLPEGVVNLVVGKGSEVGDTIVSDDNIAAVSFTGSTEVGKRIYKLVGNKNRMTRIQLELGGKNALYVDKSADLTLAAELAVRGGFGLTGQSCTATSRLIINKDVYTQFKQRLLERVKKWRVGPGTEDVDMGPVVDEGQFKKDLEYIEYGKNVGAKLIYGGNIIPGKGYFLEPTIFEGVTSDMRLFKEEIFGPVLSVTEAKDLDEAIRLVNAVDYGHTAGIVASDIKAINEFVSRVEAGVIKVNKPTVGLELQAPFGGFKNSGATTWKEMGEDALEFYLKEKTVYEGW; encoded by the coding sequence ATGAAATCGTATCAGGGATTGGCTGACAAGTGGATTAAGGGCAGTGGGGAAGAATACCTTGATATTAATCCGGCTGATAAGGATCACGTATTAGCTAAGATAAGATTATATACAAAAGATGACGTTAAAGAAGCTATAAACAAGGCTGTAGCCAAATTCGACGAATGGTCAAGGACTCCAGCACCTAAAAGAGGCTCAATATTACTTAAGGCAGGGGAATTAATGGAACAAGAAGCCCAAGAGTTTGCGCTATTGATGACATTAGAGGAGGGTAAGACTCTCAAGGATAGTATGTTTGAAGTGACAAGAAGTTATAATTTACTGAAATTTTATGGAGCATTAGCATTTAAGATATCTGGGAAAACGCTTCCTTCAGCAGATCCTAATACTAGGATATTTACAGTAAAGGAACCTTTAGGCGTAGTAGCTTTAATTACGCCGTGGAATTTCCCATTATCAATACCAGTATGGAAATTGGCTCCAGCCTTGGCTGCGGGTAACACTGCAATAATAAAACCAGCGACGAAAACACCGTTAATGGTAGCCAAATTGGTAGAAGTATTGTCTAAAGCTGGATTGCCAGAGGGTGTCGTGAATTTAGTAGTTGGTAAGGGAAGTGAAGTCGGAGATACCATAGTAAGTGATGATAATATAGCTGCAGTATCATTTACTGGATCAACCGAGGTAGGTAAGAGAATTTACAAACTCGTAGGAAATAAAAATAGAATGACAAGAATTCAACTAGAGCTAGGAGGTAAAAACGCGTTATATGTGGATAAGAGCGCTGACTTAACGTTAGCTGCTGAATTAGCCGTAAGAGGAGGATTTGGACTAACTGGTCAATCATGTACTGCAACTAGTAGGTTAATAATTAACAAGGATGTATATACTCAATTTAAACAAAGACTACTAGAAAGAGTTAAGAAGTGGAGAGTAGGACCGGGTACTGAAGATGTTGATATGGGTCCAGTTGTAGATGAAGGTCAATTTAAGAAAGACTTAGAATATATAGAATACGGAAAGAATGTGGGAGCAAAACTAATTTATGGTGGAAATATAATACCAGGGAAGGGATATTTCCTAGAACCTACAATTTTCGAAGGAGTCACATCTGATATGAGGCTATTTAAAGAAGAGATTTTCGGTCCAGTACTTAGTGTCACTGAGGCAAAAGATTTAGATGAGGCTATAAGGCTAGTTAACGCTGTAGACTATGGACATACAGCTGGAATAGTCGCAAGCGATATCAAGGCGATTAACGAGTTCGTTAGTAGGGTAGAGGCAGGAGTTATAAAGGTTAATAAGCCAACAGTCGGACTGGAATTGCAAGCACCATTTGGTGGTTTTAAGAATTCTGGAGCCACTACGTGGAAAGAGATGGGAGAAGATGCTTTAGAGTTCTACCTTAAGGAGAAGACAGTATACGAAGGCTGGTAA
- a CDS encoding MFS transporter: MGGREISTGQVIKVAVGTSLGTTIEWYDFFLYGYAASLIFPKLFFPPSYNPLTALLVSLSTYAVGFVARPVGAMIFGHLGDKLGRRTGLLWDLILMGIGTGIIGFLPGYSQIGFLALTIATISRILQGIGVGGEWGGATTWLTEYAAKSRWRAFWGSWVQQGVPIGLLWASAILGLFATFPSSSPLALLNYGWRIAFWIGAIAAVIGIVIRLALLESPLFERVIEKGEVSKIPSIEVWRKYWSKILLLAASWAAQNAGFYLYSVYSVTFLAGIGFPKSLGLLSVTVSALIGIFITVLFGILSDKIGRRLGMMIAFGFGLAFSFPYVLLLFSKSFSIILLAQTLMVVAVLGSYAIIPAFFAENFPTKYRYSGTGLSYHMAAPFAGGLAPIIVADLVGEKYLVNWWAFGAVFAAYFIISLIALAVLKETKGKEMD, encoded by the coding sequence ATGGGAGGAAGGGAAATAAGCACTGGGCAAGTAATTAAGGTAGCTGTAGGTACTTCCCTAGGTACTACAATAGAGTGGTACGATTTCTTCCTATATGGGTATGCTGCCTCACTAATATTTCCGAAACTGTTCTTCCCACCATCATACAATCCACTAACGGCTCTGCTAGTATCCCTATCTACCTATGCAGTGGGATTTGTGGCAAGGCCAGTAGGTGCGATGATATTTGGACATTTAGGAGATAAATTAGGTAGAAGAACAGGATTGCTGTGGGATTTAATACTAATGGGTATAGGAACTGGGATTATAGGTTTCCTACCAGGATATTCACAAATAGGTTTTCTGGCCTTAACAATAGCTACAATCAGTAGAATTCTACAAGGAATTGGTGTTGGTGGTGAATGGGGAGGAGCAACTACCTGGTTAACTGAATACGCTGCGAAATCAAGATGGAGAGCATTTTGGGGAAGCTGGGTCCAACAAGGTGTTCCCATAGGATTATTATGGGCTTCCGCGATACTAGGTCTTTTTGCAACATTTCCTAGCAGTTCACCTCTAGCTTTGTTGAATTACGGATGGAGAATAGCTTTTTGGATTGGAGCCATTGCAGCTGTCATAGGTATAGTTATAAGGCTAGCATTACTGGAGAGTCCATTATTTGAAAGAGTCATAGAAAAAGGAGAAGTTTCAAAAATACCATCCATAGAAGTTTGGAGGAAATACTGGAGTAAGATACTCTTACTGGCAGCTTCGTGGGCAGCTCAGAATGCAGGCTTCTACTTATATTCAGTTTATTCAGTAACCTTTCTTGCTGGAATAGGTTTCCCAAAGAGTCTAGGTCTCTTAAGCGTAACGGTCTCTGCGTTGATAGGCATATTCATAACGGTATTATTTGGAATTTTAAGCGATAAAATAGGGAGAAGATTAGGAATGATGATAGCGTTTGGATTTGGCTTAGCCTTTAGCTTCCCATACGTTTTACTGCTATTTTCAAAATCATTTTCAATAATATTGTTAGCACAAACACTCATGGTAGTAGCAGTACTAGGATCTTACGCTATAATTCCGGCTTTCTTCGCTGAGAATTTCCCTACAAAATATAGGTATTCTGGTACCGGATTGTCTTACCACATGGCAGCGCCATTTGCTGGTGGACTTGCTCCAATAATAGTTGCCGATCTAGTAGGAGAGAAATATTTAGTAAATTGGTGGGCCTTTGGTGCGGTGTTCGCGGCTTACTTCATTATATCACTAATTGCGCTAGCTGTACTTAAAGAGACTAAAGGGAAGGAAATGGATTAA
- a CDS encoding MFS transporter gives MSQYSKEEIDRGIKKIYDTVLNTKNITSRYIVILALASLWLDAYDFASMTFGTASLKSTFSSVPSVLISLAIGAVQLGAIIGAVVGGWLNDRIGRRNMFILNMILFTGMAILGGLSTNILELSIFRGLLGFALGADTATGFAYIFEYLEKKQRLFWSNLWQIQWYIMYEVTIALMVVPFFFTVHSLTSPLLWRIIMIVGGVLALVILLLRGRIPESVLWLAYQGRLATAKKILKQTYGIDLPEVPDVDLQLRAPARGVRSAFSIFRASKWRELVYSFNGNFEQGFIFYTFGFYVPYILVALKLAGPLASIVASAFLYAGGVIGGYLTAWLTPKIGTKSQYVIGAIGEGISVGLIALTYIYHLPLIYFVVFSFLFYFFHVIGPASQGMTSINAFFGAKERGTAAGWGYFWVKLAAFIGLLIGIVGITYNPVSLTLGLAIYGVLTGIVGLIIGYDTRTYKLADVEELEENPQ, from the coding sequence ATGTCACAATACTCTAAAGAAGAAATAGATAGGGGTATCAAAAAGATATATGATACGGTTTTGAATACAAAAAATATAACCTCAAGATATATAGTAATTTTAGCATTAGCTAGTCTCTGGCTAGATGCCTATGACTTCGCAAGTATGACTTTTGGTACTGCATCCCTTAAGAGCACTTTCTCTTCTGTACCATCTGTTTTAATTTCCTTGGCTATAGGTGCAGTACAATTAGGTGCTATTATAGGTGCAGTGGTTGGCGGTTGGCTAAACGATCGTATTGGTAGGAGGAACATGTTCATACTTAACATGATATTATTTACGGGTATGGCAATCTTGGGAGGATTATCTACTAACATTTTAGAATTATCAATCTTTAGAGGCTTATTAGGTTTCGCTTTAGGGGCTGATACTGCAACAGGTTTTGCTTATATATTCGAGTATTTAGAGAAAAAACAGAGACTATTTTGGTCGAATCTATGGCAAATACAATGGTATATCATGTACGAGGTTACCATAGCTTTAATGGTAGTTCCATTCTTCTTTACAGTTCACTCATTGACATCTCCCTTATTATGGAGAATTATTATGATAGTTGGAGGTGTTCTAGCTTTAGTAATATTACTACTAAGAGGTAGGATTCCAGAATCGGTATTATGGTTAGCATACCAAGGTAGATTAGCTACTGCCAAGAAAATATTGAAACAGACCTACGGAATAGATTTGCCAGAGGTCCCAGACGTAGATTTGCAATTAAGGGCACCAGCTAGAGGAGTAAGGAGTGCCTTTAGTATATTTAGAGCGAGTAAATGGAGGGAGCTGGTCTATTCCTTTAACGGTAACTTTGAACAAGGATTCATATTCTATACATTTGGTTTTTATGTACCTTATATATTAGTAGCGCTAAAACTGGCTGGGCCACTTGCCTCAATAGTAGCTTCTGCATTCCTATATGCCGGAGGCGTAATAGGTGGCTATTTGACAGCATGGCTAACACCTAAAATTGGTACTAAATCACAATATGTAATAGGAGCAATAGGTGAGGGAATTTCAGTAGGGTTAATTGCACTTACGTATATTTATCACTTACCACTAATATATTTTGTAGTGTTCTCTTTCCTATTTTACTTCTTCCATGTCATAGGTCCAGCCAGTCAAGGGATGACATCCATAAATGCATTTTTTGGAGCCAAAGAAAGAGGTACTGCTGCGGGATGGGGATATTTCTGGGTAAAATTGGCTGCTTTTATAGGATTGCTAATAGGAATTGTTGGTATCACATATAACCCAGTTTCCTTGACATTAGGTTTGGCAATTTATGGTGTATTAACAGGAATAGTAGGGTTAATAATAGGTTATGATACAAGGACATACAAATTAGCAGATGTGGAAGAATTAGAAGAGAATCCACAATAG